One window from the genome of Paenibacillus azoreducens encodes:
- a CDS encoding ABC transporter permease, with protein MNSYILKRLLILVPVLIGMTIIVFSIIHAIPGDPAETILGQKATEQSKEALREQLGLNKPWLQQYFTYLGDLVQGDLGKSIKTKEPIMKEILPYLAATLELTIASMLFATFVGINAGIISAWKQNSWFDYIVMIIALIGVSMPIFWLGLMEQWIFSIKLHWLPSIGRFDQRDPVEAVTNLYVIDAMIAGRWDQLWTVMKHLVLPSIALGTIPMAVIARMTRSSMLEVMKSDYVRTAKAKGLSQFFVVYKHALKNASIPVLTVIGLQTGSLLGGAVLTETIFAWPGVGRYIFEAISSRDYPVIQSGILIVAILFIVINLIVDLLYTLIDPRIQYK; from the coding sequence TTGAATTCATATATTTTGAAACGCCTGTTGATTCTGGTTCCGGTGCTGATCGGCATGACCATCATTGTGTTCTCCATTATTCATGCCATTCCGGGTGATCCGGCGGAGACGATTCTCGGCCAAAAAGCCACCGAACAATCCAAAGAGGCACTGCGGGAGCAGCTGGGGCTGAATAAGCCCTGGCTGCAGCAGTATTTTACGTACTTGGGAGATTTGGTGCAAGGAGACCTCGGAAAATCGATCAAAACCAAAGAGCCGATTATGAAAGAGATTTTGCCGTATCTCGCTGCCACACTTGAATTGACGATTGCGAGCATGCTGTTCGCCACATTTGTTGGCATCAACGCGGGTATTATCAGTGCCTGGAAGCAAAATTCCTGGTTTGATTACATTGTGATGATCATCGCCTTGATCGGGGTTTCCATGCCGATATTCTGGCTTGGGCTGATGGAGCAGTGGATTTTCTCGATCAAACTGCATTGGCTGCCGTCGATCGGTCGATTTGACCAGCGTGATCCGGTAGAAGCCGTTACGAACCTTTATGTTATTGATGCCATGATCGCCGGGCGGTGGGATCAGCTGTGGACGGTCATGAAACATCTGGTGCTGCCAAGCATTGCGCTCGGAACGATTCCGATGGCGGTGATCGCCCGAATGACACGCTCCAGCATGCTGGAGGTCATGAAATCCGATTATGTCCGCACAGCCAAAGCCAAAGGTTTGTCCCAATTTTTCGTGGTGTACAAACATGCGCTGAAAAACGCCTCGATCCCGGTACTCACCGTTATCGGCTTGCAGACAGGCTCACTGCTGGGCGGAGCCGTATTGACCGAGACCATTTTCGCTTGGCCGGGAGTAGGACGGTATATTTTCGAAGCGATCAGTTCCCGGGATTACCCGGTCATTCAGAGCGGCATCCTGATTGTCGCTATCCTGTTTATTGTCATTAATCTGATTGTGGATCTGCTGTACACTTTGATCGATCCGCGTATCCAATACAAATAG
- a CDS encoding ABC transporter ATP-binding protein: protein MNDTLLEVEHLKKYFPIRKGLWNKTVGQVKAVDDISFSVRRGETFGLVGESGCGKSTTGRSILRLIEPSGGNVRFEGREITELSSEEMRRQRRDMQIVFQDPFSSLDPRHSVQRILEEPLIVHGISSRKERQQRIAKLIEVVGLTRTHLHRYPHQFSGGQRQRIGIARALALQPKLIVADEPVSALDVSIQSQVINLLQDLQTEFKLTYIFIAHDLSVVKHICDRVAVMYLGRIVEIADKQRLYETPRHPYTQALLSAVPEPDPDLKRERIILQGEVPSPANAPVGCAFHTRCPQAMQICSEVRPQLLDTGDGHLTACHLYAP from the coding sequence ATGAATGATACGTTGCTTGAGGTTGAGCATCTGAAAAAATATTTTCCGATCCGGAAAGGTTTGTGGAACAAAACGGTGGGGCAGGTGAAAGCCGTAGACGACATTTCGTTCTCCGTCCGGCGCGGCGAGACATTCGGGTTGGTGGGCGAATCGGGATGTGGCAAGTCTACGACGGGGCGCTCCATTTTGCGCCTGATCGAGCCAAGCGGCGGCAACGTCCGATTCGAAGGCCGGGAGATTACGGAGCTGTCCTCAGAGGAGATGCGAAGGCAGCGGCGGGATATGCAGATCGTATTTCAGGACCCGTTTTCTTCGCTTGATCCGCGCCACTCTGTGCAGCGCATTTTAGAAGAACCGCTGATCGTGCATGGAATTTCGAGTCGCAAAGAGCGGCAGCAGCGAATCGCCAAGCTGATTGAAGTGGTCGGATTGACCCGGACGCATTTGCACCGTTACCCGCATCAATTTTCGGGGGGACAGCGGCAGCGGATCGGAATTGCCCGGGCGCTGGCGCTTCAGCCCAAACTGATTGTAGCGGATGAGCCGGTATCGGCGCTGGACGTATCCATCCAGTCCCAGGTTATTAACCTGCTGCAGGATCTGCAAACCGAATTTAAGCTGACTTATATTTTTATCGCGCATGATTTGAGCGTGGTCAAACATATTTGCGACCGCGTGGCGGTGATGTACCTCGGACGAATCGTTGAAATTGCGGATAAACAGCGTTTATACGAGACGCCGCGGCATCCTTACACCCAGGCTTTGCTGTCAGCCGTGCCGGAACCTGATCCGGATTTGAAGCGGGAGCGGATTATTTTGCAAGGGGAAGTGCCGAGCCCGGCCAATGCGCCGGTAGGCTGCGCTTTCCATACGAGATGTCCGCAGGCGATGCAAATCTGCAGCGAGGTTCGCCCTCAGCTTCTCGATACCGGGGATGGGCATCTGACGGCATGCCATTTGTACGCACCTTAG
- a CDS encoding anti-sigma factor gives MMTDDFKRKLQDYKDGKLADEERAELERELEKMELYQSYLDEMMGSEEGKGTKPEALTAREEKIHKREAKLLRKGKWKFRFGTLLTLFSLFIWFTFLSGIGSAIYFSAGEPDVNDVLKDVVESAIAVGYPNVSVYMSSNSGMYFNLKLNGKMTKRVGDERVEVGDLSGNFLFSWLRTYDFAWSDQETNNKFFYFPSDQSIDSSREWKRLDKLPEGTVAEAYVSYKQLYPTGDFLKLFEGKQIEPLWFAVDHGEAMAKGKKGFDPIITSPIGFPAYPNWHPGDGKVTKGERRKTTSYPAIEQYGSAKIRDENFIKSLRILAEHKMAASRLIPFVDMKESLEYVEKNGVKIYGAVVTGPTKEILKLKEDPAVSAIRVGKVALWNWTGEE, from the coding sequence ATGATGACCGATGATTTCAAACGGAAACTGCAGGATTACAAGGACGGCAAACTGGCGGACGAGGAAAGGGCGGAGCTGGAGCGGGAACTGGAGAAGATGGAGCTTTACCAGTCTTATCTGGATGAAATGATGGGCAGCGAAGAAGGTAAGGGGACGAAACCAGAAGCGTTAACCGCACGGGAGGAAAAAATCCATAAGCGGGAAGCGAAGCTGCTGCGCAAGGGAAAGTGGAAGTTTCGTTTCGGCACGCTGCTGACGTTGTTCAGTTTGTTTATATGGTTTACGTTTTTGTCGGGGATCGGCAGCGCGATTTATTTTTCAGCCGGAGAACCGGATGTAAACGATGTCCTCAAGGATGTGGTCGAATCGGCGATAGCCGTCGGTTACCCTAATGTCAGCGTTTATATGAGCAGCAATAGCGGCATGTACTTTAATCTGAAATTGAATGGCAAAATGACCAAACGCGTCGGGGATGAACGGGTGGAGGTTGGGGATTTATCGGGCAATTTTCTGTTTAGCTGGTTAAGAACCTATGATTTTGCCTGGTCGGATCAAGAAACCAACAATAAATTCTTCTATTTTCCCTCGGACCAATCCATCGACAGCAGCAGGGAATGGAAAAGACTGGATAAACTGCCTGAAGGGACGGTAGCTGAAGCCTATGTATCTTATAAACAACTGTACCCGACAGGAGACTTTCTCAAGTTGTTTGAGGGTAAACAGATTGAGCCGCTTTGGTTTGCCGTGGATCATGGGGAGGCAATGGCGAAAGGGAAAAAAGGCTTCGACCCAATAATTACAAGCCCGATTGGTTTTCCCGCCTATCCGAATTGGCATCCTGGAGATGGTAAGGTAACAAAGGGAGAAAGGAGGAAAACGACTTCATATCCTGCCATTGAACAATATGGCTCCGCAAAGATCAGAGACGAGAACTTTATCAAAAGCCTTCGTATCCTGGCCGAGCATAAAATGGCCGCAAGCCGTCTCATTCCATTTGTCGATATGAAAGAGTCGCTGGAATATGTGGAGAAAAACGGCGTGAAGATTTACGGTGCCGTCGTCACCGGTCCAACCAAGGAAATCCTCAAGCTGAAGGAAGATCCTGCCGTGTCCGCCATACGTGTTGGAAAAGTTGCTTTATGGAATTGGACGGGAGAAGAGTGA
- the nikC gene encoding nickel transporter permease gives MAEITVNPNAAAPAAEEVPGPWRDAWRAFHKNKTAVMGLCIILLFIVIALIAPLVAPFDYKEQQLMDRLKAPSSTHWFGTDDMGRDIFSRVMYGARISLWVGLFSVIGSIVAGTALGIIAGYFGKWADMIISRLFDIILAFPAILLTIAIVAILGPSLQNALYAIAIVNIPTYGRLVRAKVLSLKNEEFILSAKAIGMKNMRILFSHILPNSLTPIIVQGTLGIATAIIEAAALGFLGLGAQPPEPEWGKMLSDSRQFIQKAPWTVIFPGGAIMLTVLGFNLLGDGLRDVLDPRMKH, from the coding sequence ATGGCAGAAATAACCGTAAACCCAAATGCCGCCGCTCCAGCTGCGGAAGAGGTGCCGGGCCCCTGGCGCGATGCGTGGAGAGCGTTCCACAAAAATAAAACCGCGGTGATGGGTCTCTGCATCATTCTTTTATTTATTGTCATCGCCTTGATCGCACCGCTGGTCGCTCCCTTCGATTATAAAGAGCAGCAGCTGATGGATCGCCTGAAGGCGCCATCCTCCACTCATTGGTTTGGGACAGATGATATGGGACGCGATATATTCAGCCGGGTAATGTATGGGGCAAGAATATCGTTATGGGTAGGATTGTTTTCGGTGATCGGTTCGATCGTGGCGGGAACGGCGCTCGGCATTATAGCCGGGTATTTCGGAAAATGGGCGGATATGATCATTTCAAGGCTGTTTGATATTATACTCGCCTTTCCGGCCATCCTGCTTACCATCGCGATCGTAGCTATTCTCGGACCATCCCTGCAAAATGCTTTGTACGCGATAGCCATTGTCAACATTCCCACCTATGGACGGCTGGTCAGAGCGAAAGTGCTCAGTCTAAAAAATGAAGAGTTCATCCTCTCAGCCAAAGCCATCGGAATGAAAAACATGCGTATTTTGTTCAGCCATATTTTGCCGAACAGCTTAACGCCGATTATCGTGCAGGGCACGCTGGGGATCGCAACGGCGATCATCGAAGCGGCAGCGCTCGGATTTTTAGGGCTGGGCGCCCAACCTCCGGAACCGGAATGGGGAAAAATGCTGTCCGACTCCCGCCAATTTATCCAGAAGGCGCCGTGGACGGTGATATTTCCAGGTGGAGCGATTATGCTGACCGTACTCGGGTTCAATCTGCTCGGCGACGGCTTGCGTGATGTGCTGGATCCAAGAATGAAACATTAA
- a CDS encoding ABC transporter substrate-binding protein, giving the protein MKKWTSVFLALTMILVFALAGCGGKSDGNQATETPKTTDNTEKKEEPKPEDKKTQDTLVFGRGGDSASLDPAIVTDGESLKIGHQIFDSLLQYKEGTTEVEPSLAESWEVSPDGLKYTFKLRQGVKFHDGTDFNADAVVFNFKRWTDPKSEFKFEGDSFDYYDSQFGPDGSRVIKDVKAVDANTVEFTLANPQAPFLQNIAMTSFGIASPTAVKEKKENFKNEPVGTGPFVFKEWKRNDSITLEKNPNYWKPGLPKLNKVIVRSIPDNTARFNALQNGEIDIMEDLNPDDLSALKGKSDLQKIDRPPFNLAYLGFNLKKKPFDNVKVREALSHAVNKQGIIDAFFAGQATPAVNPMPPTLWGYNDSIKDYDYNLDTAKKLLAEAGYPNGLPDPVNFYALPVSRPYMPDGKKVAEAIQADFEKIGVKVNIQSPEWATYLDDTKAGVKDDIYMMGWNGDNGDPDNFLYTLLDKDAIPGNNRSYYVNEDLHKILIEAQKEVGQDKRIELYKQAQEIIKKDIPWIPLVYATQVLAAKANLKGYVPSPTGTEYYSSIYFE; this is encoded by the coding sequence ATGAAGAAATGGACAAGCGTTTTCCTGGCACTGACGATGATACTGGTATTTGCGCTTGCGGGATGCGGCGGCAAAAGTGACGGAAATCAGGCAACCGAAACGCCCAAAACAACGGACAACACCGAGAAAAAAGAAGAACCGAAGCCGGAGGATAAAAAAACGCAGGATACGCTCGTATTCGGGCGCGGCGGAGACTCCGCATCACTGGACCCGGCCATCGTAACCGACGGCGAGTCGCTGAAAATCGGACATCAGATCTTTGATTCGCTGCTGCAGTATAAAGAAGGGACAACCGAGGTGGAGCCGTCGCTGGCCGAAAGCTGGGAGGTATCCCCGGATGGTCTGAAGTATACGTTCAAGCTGCGCCAAGGCGTGAAATTCCATGATGGTACGGATTTTAATGCGGATGCTGTCGTATTCAACTTCAAGCGCTGGACCGATCCGAAAAGCGAATTCAAGTTTGAAGGCGATTCCTTCGATTACTATGATTCCCAGTTTGGACCGGACGGCTCCCGTGTCATCAAGGATGTCAAAGCGGTTGATGCGAATACGGTAGAATTTACGCTGGCAAATCCGCAGGCCCCGTTCCTGCAAAATATCGCCATGACCTCCTTTGGCATCGCCAGCCCGACGGCGGTCAAGGAGAAAAAAGAGAATTTTAAAAACGAGCCGGTAGGTACGGGTCCTTTTGTATTCAAAGAGTGGAAGCGGAACGACTCCATTACCCTCGAGAAAAATCCGAACTACTGGAAGCCGGGACTGCCGAAGCTGAATAAAGTCATCGTACGGTCCATCCCCGACAACACCGCGCGCTTTAATGCGCTGCAAAACGGTGAAATCGACATTATGGAAGATTTGAATCCGGATGATTTGTCCGCCCTTAAAGGCAAAAGCGATCTGCAGAAAATCGACCGTCCGCCCTTTAACCTCGCCTATCTTGGCTTCAACCTGAAGAAAAAACCTTTTGACAACGTGAAAGTCAGAGAGGCCCTGAGCCACGCGGTTAACAAGCAGGGCATTATCGATGCGTTTTTTGCCGGACAAGCCACTCCGGCCGTGAACCCGATGCCTCCTACACTTTGGGGGTATAACGATAGCATCAAGGATTATGACTACAACCTGGATACAGCTAAAAAGCTGCTGGCTGAAGCGGGTTATCCGAACGGACTGCCGGATCCAGTTAACTTCTATGCGCTGCCGGTATCCCGTCCTTATATGCCGGATGGTAAAAAAGTGGCGGAAGCGATTCAGGCCGATTTTGAGAAAATCGGTGTGAAGGTGAACATTCAATCTCCGGAGTGGGCAACGTATCTGGATGATACAAAAGCAGGCGTTAAAGACGATATTTACATGATGGGCTGGAATGGAGATAACGGCGACCCGGACAACTTCCTGTACACCTTGCTTGATAAGGATGCAATTCCTGGCAACAACCGCAGTTACTACGTAAACGAAGACCTTCACAAGATTTTGATCGAGGCCCAGAAGGAAGTGGGCCAAGACAAACGCATAGAGCTGTACAAACAAGCGCAGGAAATCATCAAAAAAGATATTCCATGGATTCCGCTTGTGTATGCGACGCAAGTTTTGGCGGCGAAAGCCAACTTGAAAGGGTACGTGCCTTCTCCAACCGGAACGGAGTATTACAGCAGCATTTACTTTGAATAA
- a CDS encoding glycoside hydrolase family 25 protein has translation MQTRNKSNAQGIDVSHWQGVIDWPKVAASGISFAFIKATQNKIDPQFLANVKGAKAAGLLVGAYHYMDDAVTTADKARAAAQVFYQAIQTAGGADEFELPFVLDYESNKQNLSKATLTANAKAFLEEIRRLTGVTPMLYTYPAFIGNFSGLSDYPLWIARYSNQAPVDASGWKSWDFWQYSDGQVGGTLPNGDRKVAGISGPVDLNEFAGTAAELRAKYGKKTSPEREKPMETVAELEKRITALEKKLNMSGKEPLPKWAEPAVISGKQKGVEAIATSADKSVPELSALQMMYNMGLLDPDILAAIRKLKA, from the coding sequence ATGCAAACCCGAAATAAAAGCAACGCCCAAGGCATCGACGTATCGCATTGGCAAGGCGTCATTGACTGGCCCAAAGTCGCAGCATCCGGAATCTCGTTTGCTTTCATCAAAGCGACCCAAAACAAAATAGACCCCCAATTCTTAGCTAACGTTAAAGGCGCTAAAGCCGCAGGGCTGCTGGTTGGCGCATATCATTACATGGACGATGCGGTGACGACAGCGGACAAGGCCCGAGCCGCAGCGCAAGTTTTTTATCAAGCGATTCAGACGGCTGGGGGCGCAGACGAATTTGAACTGCCTTTTGTTTTGGATTATGAAAGCAACAAGCAGAATTTATCCAAAGCGACCCTTACCGCTAATGCCAAAGCCTTTTTAGAAGAAATCCGGCGGCTGACCGGGGTTACGCCCATGCTGTACACCTATCCGGCATTTATAGGCAATTTTAGCGGACTAAGCGATTATCCATTATGGATTGCCCGCTACAGCAATCAGGCGCCAGTGGATGCATCCGGCTGGAAAAGTTGGGATTTTTGGCAGTACAGCGACGGACAAGTCGGTGGCACGCTACCAAATGGAGACCGCAAGGTGGCGGGGATCAGCGGACCTGTTGATTTGAATGAGTTTGCCGGAACAGCTGCTGAACTAAGAGCAAAGTATGGAAAAAAGACATCACCGGAGCGTGAAAAACCGATGGAAACAGTCGCGGAACTGGAAAAGAGAATCACAGCGCTGGAGAAAAAGCTGAACATGTCCGGCAAGGAGCCTTTGCCAAAATGGGCTGAACCTGCGGTGATATCCGGTAAACAAAAAGGCGTAGAGGCAATTGCAACCTCGGCGGATAAATCCGTTCCGGAACTTTCGGCGCTGCAAATGATGTATAACATGGGACTTCTTGACCCTGATATTTTGGCAGCGATTCGGAAGCTGAAAGCATGA
- a CDS encoding ABC transporter ATP-binding protein produces MDKPILEIKDLRTHFFTDRGEIPAVDGVDLHVNPGEVLGVVGESGCGKSVTSLSVLKLVPSPPGKIVSGSILFKDQDITAMSEREMRKIRGNCISMIFQEPMTSLNPLFTVGHQIVETIREHRKITKKEARALTLEMLKKVGIARAESIIDEYPHQLSGGMRQRVMIAMSITCNPDVLIADEPTTALDVTIQAQILDLIRRLNEEQGMAVMMITHDLGVVAEMCHRVAVMYAGKVVEEGSVRDIFKRPLHPYTQGLIQSVPRMNETRARLYSIPGNVPILSKNMQGCRFAERCPSVMPKCLEALPNLVEQESGHRCRCWLHENRQEDAV; encoded by the coding sequence ATGGACAAACCCATACTCGAAATCAAGGATTTGAGGACGCATTTTTTCACGGATCGCGGCGAGATTCCGGCAGTTGACGGCGTCGATCTGCATGTGAATCCGGGTGAGGTGCTTGGCGTCGTTGGGGAATCCGGCTGCGGCAAAAGCGTCACTTCGCTGTCGGTGCTAAAGCTGGTACCGAGTCCGCCGGGCAAAATCGTTAGCGGATCGATCCTGTTCAAAGATCAGGATATCACGGCGATGAGTGAACGGGAGATGCGTAAAATACGCGGCAACTGCATCTCGATGATTTTTCAGGAACCGATGACGTCGCTAAATCCGCTGTTTACGGTGGGGCATCAGATTGTGGAAACCATTCGGGAGCACAGAAAGATCACCAAAAAGGAAGCAAGAGCTTTGACGCTTGAAATGCTGAAAAAGGTGGGTATTGCCAGGGCAGAGTCGATTATTGATGAGTATCCCCATCAGCTATCCGGCGGCATGAGGCAGCGGGTGATGATTGCGATGTCGATCACTTGTAACCCCGATGTGTTGATTGCCGATGAGCCGACAACGGCGCTTGACGTGACCATTCAGGCACAGATTCTGGATTTGATACGGCGGCTGAACGAAGAGCAGGGTATGGCTGTCATGATGATTACACATGATCTTGGCGTGGTTGCGGAGATGTGCCACCGGGTTGCGGTGATGTATGCAGGCAAAGTGGTGGAAGAGGGAAGCGTACGCGATATTTTCAAAAGGCCGCTACACCCTTATACGCAAGGGTTAATTCAATCTGTGCCGCGCATGAACGAGACCAGGGCTCGGTTGTATTCTATTCCAGGCAATGTTCCAATCCTCAGCAAAAATATGCAGGGATGCCGCTTTGCCGAGCGTTGCCCGAGCGTCATGCCGAAATGCCTGGAAGCGCTGCCAAATCTGGTGGAGCAGGAATCCGGGCATCGGTGCAGATGCTGGCTGCATGAAAACCGACAGGAGGATGCCGTATGA
- a CDS encoding deoxyguanosinetriphosphate triphosphohydrolase family protein gives MNNKEKREHRQYPEQTRQDTSRATYERDYSRLIHSPTFRRLQGKSQVFGAGTGDYYRTRLTHSLEVAQIAREAAKSLVRAYPEVTEDAADNPGLVIDPEVVECAAIAHDFGHPPFGHKGEEVLDGILDQLIKDKTKEAVEGLYMNSQQVHDVRLRMRHKYEHFEGNSHNFRLIMFLEKREDVDGLNLSDAVLLGINKYPFPGTQNKKGLYRHEWSYISEIRQDWGIPSGKRTLEAQLMDLCDDIAYSAHDLEDGIKAGKIEVHEHFLHDPYIIRLIIEKIMTLEDSFWTGWDAERIRLKVEEVMTAFLQVWNEKLPICERDYSRTRREVKAFWVSFFVSNLGVIPDGDWKKVTFIKGNEEDLDMLRTVSVLKSFAWVTMIRDLRVQRLQKRSEWMIKHLWDAFLDPVTSKSIIPSDWLQRFEKDQAGPEPIWTWEHMVIDYIAGMTDAYAEKIFNELYGLKVGSIYDLD, from the coding sequence ATGAATAACAAAGAAAAAAGAGAACACCGGCAGTACCCTGAACAGACCAGGCAGGATACTTCCAGGGCAACGTATGAGCGGGATTACTCGCGGCTGATCCATTCGCCGACATTCCGTCGCCTTCAGGGCAAATCACAGGTTTTCGGAGCGGGAACCGGCGATTATTACCGGACGCGCCTTACGCATTCGCTTGAAGTGGCGCAGATCGCGCGCGAAGCGGCCAAAAGCCTGGTGCGCGCTTATCCCGAAGTCACCGAAGACGCGGCCGACAATCCGGGGCTTGTGATTGATCCTGAAGTGGTGGAATGCGCGGCAATCGCCCATGATTTTGGGCATCCGCCTTTTGGGCATAAGGGCGAAGAGGTGCTGGACGGTATTTTGGATCAGCTCATCAAAGATAAAACCAAAGAAGCCGTTGAAGGTTTATATATGAATTCGCAGCAGGTACATGATGTTCGCCTGCGCATGCGGCATAAATACGAGCATTTTGAGGGCAACTCGCATAATTTCCGGCTGATCATGTTTTTGGAAAAACGTGAAGACGTGGACGGACTGAACTTATCCGATGCGGTTTTGCTGGGAATCAACAAGTACCCGTTTCCGGGCACGCAGAATAAAAAAGGCTTATACCGCCATGAATGGAGTTATATTTCGGAGATACGCCAGGATTGGGGAATTCCTTCAGGCAAAAGAACGCTGGAAGCGCAGTTGATGGATTTATGCGATGATATCGCGTATTCCGCGCATGATCTGGAGGACGGCATCAAAGCAGGCAAAATCGAAGTGCATGAGCATTTTCTCCATGATCCTTATATCATCCGCCTGATCATCGAAAAAATCATGACGCTGGAGGACTCTTTCTGGACGGGATGGGATGCGGAGCGCATCCGCCTGAAGGTAGAGGAGGTCATGACCGCGTTCCTGCAGGTCTGGAATGAAAAGCTGCCCATCTGCGAACGGGACTATTCGCGGACGCGGCGTGAGGTGAAGGCGTTTTGGGTCAGCTTTTTCGTCAGTAATCTGGGGGTTATCCCGGATGGCGATTGGAAAAAGGTAACGTTTATCAAGGGTAACGAAGAGGATTTGGATATGCTGCGTACGGTCAGCGTCCTGAAGAGCTTTGCCTGGGTAACGATGATCCGCGACCTCCGCGTGCAGCGCCTGCAAAAACGGAGCGAATGGATGATCAAACATCTGTGGGACGCTTTTCTGGATCCGGTGACGTCCAAGTCCATCATTCCGTCCGATTGGCTGCAGCGCTTTGAAAAGGACCAGGCCGGTCCGGAGCCGATTTGGACTTGGGAGCATATGGTGATCGACTACATTGCAGGCATGACGGATGCTTATGCGGAAAAAATCTTCAATGAATTGTACGGACTGAAAGTAGGATCCATTTATGATCTGGACTAG
- a CDS encoding phage holin family protein: MNWDTIYELIDTRLLVVVALCWVVGYALKQTPRIPDWTIVYIVTLVAVLITVWMLGFGPEALIQGVLTGAFAVYGNQLVKQATKKEEHNANPK, from the coding sequence ATGAATTGGGACACCATTTACGAACTAATCGATACCAGATTGCTAGTCGTCGTCGCTCTATGTTGGGTTGTCGGATATGCCCTTAAACAAACGCCGCGTATACCTGATTGGACGATTGTATATATCGTGACTTTGGTTGCGGTGCTGATCACGGTATGGATGCTTGGTTTTGGACCAGAAGCACTGATTCAAGGCGTGCTCACAGGCGCGTTTGCTGTCTATGGCAACCAACTTGTAAAACAAGCCACAAAAAAGGAGGAACATAATGCAAACCCGAAATAA
- a CDS encoding sigma-70 family RNA polymerase sigma factor produces MMKRSTLESVYRKYMPDLYRYLRTLCGDDAAAEDLVQETFYRAYLHLENYRDEKVKPWLFRVAYNAFIDMKRKERRSIASADDFFHRLPDDAGKGPESVLIQKESHNLLMAWIAKLPELQKQALVLYDLHHFSYQESADIMGITLSYFKILLFRARQQLRKAKERNEHDDR; encoded by the coding sequence ATGATGAAGCGCAGCACACTCGAAAGCGTGTACCGGAAATATATGCCGGACCTATACCGATATTTGCGGACCCTTTGCGGAGATGATGCTGCCGCGGAGGATTTGGTGCAGGAAACCTTTTACCGCGCATATTTGCATCTGGAGAATTACAGGGACGAGAAGGTTAAGCCTTGGCTGTTTCGCGTGGCTTACAATGCTTTTATCGATATGAAACGCAAAGAACGCCGCAGCATTGCCTCAGCGGATGATTTTTTTCACCGATTGCCTGATGATGCCGGGAAAGGGCCAGAATCGGTTCTGATCCAAAAAGAAAGCCATAACCTCCTGATGGCGTGGATTGCCAAGCTGCCCGAGCTGCAAAAACAGGCTTTGGTTTTATATGATTTGCATCATTTTTCATATCAAGAGAGCGCGGACATTATGGGCATTACGCTGTCCTATTTTAAAATTTTGCTGTTTCGGGCGAGGCAGCAGCTGAGAAAGGCCAAGGAAAGGAATGAACATGATGACCGATGA